GAAATTCATCCGGTCGGACTTTCCTTCCACCACGAGGGCCGCCGAGGCGGAAGGACCGTGCTGGCGGATCTCCGGGATCGGAAGGCCCAGCACGGCCCGCGCGTGCAGGGTAAACTCGGACAGGTCCTGCGAGATGAGCGTGACCATGCCCGTATCGTGGGGGCGGGGGGAGACCTCGCTGAAGACCACTTCGTCGCCCCTGATGAACAACTCGACGCCGAAAACGCCGCGGCCGCCGAGTGCGGTGGTGACCGCCGCAGCCGTCCGCCTGGCTTCCGCCCACGCCTTCTCGCTCATGGGCTGGGGCTGCCAGGAGTACCGGTAGTCCCCGTCGACCTGTTCGTGGCCGATTGGCAGGCAGAAACCCGTGCCGCCCGCGTGGCGCACCGTCAGGAGCGTGATTTCGTAGTCGAATTCGACGAATCCCTCTACGATCACCTTGCCCGCGCCGCCGCGGGCCTCGTCGTGCGCGCGCTGCCAGGCACCGGCCGCCTCCGATGCATGGCGCACTGTGCTCTGTCCCTTGCCGGATGAGCTCATGACGGGCTTGATGACGCAGGGCAGGCCGATCTCGCGCACCGCGCGTTCGTAGGCTTCGCGGGTCTCGGCGAAGCGATAGGGCGACGTGGGAAGACCGAGTTCCTCCGCAGCCAGCCGGCGTATCCCTTCCCGGTTCATGGTCAGGTGGACGGCCCGCGCCGTGGGAACGACGTGGTATCCTTCCGATTCCAGGTCCACCAGGGCGCCGGTGGCGATGGCTTCTATTTCGGGTACGACGAAATCGGGGTTTTCCCGCTCGATCACCGCGCGCAAGGCGGATGGGTCCAGCATGTCAACCACGTGGGAGCGGTGGGCCACCTGCATGGCCGGCGCGTTGGCGTAACGGTCGAC
The sequence above is drawn from the Gemmatimonadota bacterium genome and encodes:
- the purT gene encoding formate-dependent phosphoribosylglycinamide formyltransferase; the protein is MAVLGTPLSPSATRVLMCGSGELGKEVVIEFQRLGVEVVAVDRYANAPAMQVAHRSHVVDMLDPSALRAVIERENPDFVVPEIEAIATGALVDLESEGYHVVPTARAVHLTMNREGIRRLAAEELGLPTSPYRFAETREAYERAVREIGLPCVIKPVMSSSGKGQSTVRHASEAAGAWQRAHDEARGGAGKVIVEGFVEFDYEITLLTVRHAGGTGFCLPIGHEQVDGDYRYSWQPQPMSEKAWAEARRTAAAVTTALGGRGVFGVELFIRGDEVVFSEVSPRPHDTGMVTLISQDLSEFTLHARAVLGLPIPEIRQHGPSASAALVVEGKSDRMNFGNLDAALAEPDTGLYLFGKPEVSGHRRLGVAVARGDDIDVARAKAVRTMEAVRVEM